The DNA region CTCCTCCCTGTACTCCGGtcctccggcccctcctccctGAACTCCAGGCCTCCGGCCCCTCCTCCCTGTACTCCGGCCCGTCCTCCCTGTACTCCGGtcctccggcccctcctccctGTACTCCGGTCCTCTGGCCCCTCCTCCCTGTACTCCGGTCCTCCGGCCCCTCATCCCTGTACTCCGGCCCGTCCTCCCTGTACTCCGGCCCGTCCTCCCTGTACTCCGGCCCCTCCTCTCTGAACTCCAGGCCTCCGGCCCCTCCTCCCTGTACTCCGGCCCGTCCTCCCTGTACTCCGGtcctccggcccctcctccctGTACTCCGGTCCTCTGGCCCCTCCTCCCTGTACTCCGGTCCTCCGGCCCCTCATCCCTGTACTCCGGCCCGTCCTCCCTGTACTCCGGCCCCTCCTCTCTGAACTCCAGGCCTCCGGCCCCTCCTCCCTGTACTCCGGtcctccggcccctcctccctGTACTCCGGTCCTCTGGCCCCTCCTCCCTGTACTCCGGtcctccggcccctcctccctGAACTCCGGGCCTCCGGCCCCTCCTCCCTGTACTCCGGtcctccggcccctcctccctgtactccggtcctccggcccctcctccctGAACTCCAGGCCTCCGGCCCCTCCTCCCTGTACTCCGGCCCCTCCTCCCTGTACTCCGGCCCCTCCTCCCTGTACTCCGGCCCCTCCTCCCTGTACTCCGGCCCCTCCTCCCTGTACTCCGGCCCCTCCTCCCTGTACTCCGGCCCCTCCTCCCTGTACTCCGGCCCCTCCTCCCTGTACTCCGGCCCCTCCTCCCTGTACTCCGGCCCCTCCTCCCCGTACTCTGGTCCTCTGGCCCCTTTGGCTCATCCTCTCCTTGCTCCTGCCCATCCTCCCAGTCATCCGTCGCCTCCTCCCATTCCTCTGGCTCCTCCCACCCTTGCTCCTGCCCCTCATCCCGGTCCTCCGACTCTGCCTCCCTGTGTTCCAGATACTCCTACCCCTCCTTCCTGTGGTCCCATCCGCCTCCCCTTGCTTCTGCCCCTCCACTTCGTCCTCcgactcctcctccctgtccttcaGCTCCGCCTCCCCTTGCTTCTGCCCCACCACTTGGTCCTCCGGCTCCTCCTCCCTGTGGTCCAGATACCCCGACTCCTCCTCCCCATTCTCTGGCTCCTCCTCCCAGTGCTCCTGACCCTCCTCCACGTGCTCCCGGTCCTCCGGCCCCTCCTCCTCCCCATGATCCGGCCCCTCCTCCTCCCCATGATCCGGCCCCTCCTCCCCGTCCTCCGGCCCCTCCTCCCCGTCCTCCGGCTCCTCCTCCCCGTGCTCCCGATACTCCAGCCTTTCCTCCCGGTCCTCCTCCTCCCCGGATGTCGCGCTCCCCGGTCCGCCCCGTGCTCCGGGTGCTGCGGCTCGGGCTGCTCCCGTTCCCGGAGGCTCTGGCGGAGCAGCGGCGCTGTGCCCGGGCTCTGCGGCCGGAGGTCGGGGGAGGCCGGGACTCCCTGCTGCTGTGCGAGCACCGGCCGGTGTACACGGAGGGGATCCGCGGCGGCTCCGGGCAGGACGAGGCGCGGCTGCGGGCCCTGGGCGCGGACTTCCATCGCACGGACCGCGGCGGCCTCATCACCTTCCACGGCCCCGGGCAGCTGCTGTGTTACCCGGTGCTGGACCTCCGCCGCCTGCGCCGCTCCCTGCGGGACTACGTGTGCGGCCTGGAGGGAACCGTCATCCGCCTGTGCCGGGGGCTGGGGCTGGAGGCGGCGCGGGCCGCGGACACCGGAGTCTGGGTGCAGGACAGGAAGATCTGCGCCATCGGTGAGGGGACTACAGGGCGCAGCGTGGCGGGGACTACAGGGCGCAGCGAGGCGGGGGCTACAGGGCGCAGCGTGGCGGACACCGGGGTACTACAGGGTGCAGCATGGCGGACACCTGGGGACTACAGGGCGCAGCATGGCGGACACCTGGGGACTACAGGGCGCAGCATGGCGGACACCTGGGGACTACAGGGCGCAGCATGGCGGACACCTGGGGACTACAGGGCGCAGCATGGCGGACACCTGGGGGGACTACAGGGCCCAGCATGGCGGACACCTGGGGGGACTACAGGGCCCAGCATGGCGGACACCTGGGGGGACTACAGGGCCCAGCATGGCGGACACCTGGGGGGACTACAGGGCCCAGCATGGCGGACACCTGGGGGGACTACAGGGCCCAGCATGGCGGACACCTGGGGGGACTACAGGGCCCAGCATGGCGGACACCTGGGGGGACTACAGGGCCCAGCATGGCGGACACCTGGGGACTACAGGGCGCAGCATGGCGGACACCTGGGGGGACTACAGGGCCCAGCATGGCGGACACCTGGGGGGACTACAGGGCCCAGCATGGCGGACACCTGGGGACTACAGGGCGCAGCATGGCGGACACCTGGGGACTACAGGGCGCAGCATGGCGGACACCTGGGGACTACAGGGCGCAGCATGGCGGACACCTGGGGGGACTACAGGGCCCAGCATGGCGGACACCTGGGGGGACTACAGGGCCCAGCATGGCGGACACCTGGGGGGACTACAGGGCCCAGCATGGCGGACACCTGGGGGGACTACAGGGCCCAGCATGGCGGACACCTGGGGGGACTACAGGGCCCAGCATGGCGGACACCTGGGGGGACTACAGGGCCCAGCATGGCGGACACCTGGGGGGACTACAGGGCCCAGCATGGCGGACACCTGGGGACTACAGGGCGCAGCATGGCGGACACCTGGGGGGACTACAGGGCCCAGCATGGCGGACACCTGGGGGGACTACAGGGCCCAGCATGGCGGACACCTGGGGACTACAGGGCGCAGCATGGCGGACACCTGGGGGGACTACAGGGCCCAGCATGGCGGACACCTGGGGGGACTACAGGGCCCAGCATGGCGGACACCTGGGGACTACAGGGCGCAGCATGGCGGACACCTGGGGGGACTACAGGGCCCAGCATGGCGGACACCGGGGGGGACTACAGGGCGCAGCATGGCGGGCGCAGGGGAAGAACTACAGGGCCCAGCATGTCAGACGCAGGGCAAGAACTATAGGGATGGAGAACTACAAGTGTCAGACGTTGGAATTACCAATTTCAGCTTGCAGGTTCCAGTGGAAGGGGAGGACTACGACTCCCAGCCTTCAGCACTGTGTGTGTGTCTGGGCCCGCTGGGAGTTGTGGTTCCCCGCTCGCTGTGTGTTGCTGACCCTGTGCCTTTCCCCCGCAGGCGTGCACTGCTCCCGGTACATCACCCACCACGGCCTCGCCCTGAACTGCAGCACCGACCTCTCGTGGTTTGGCCACATCGTGCCCTGCGGGATTGTGGGGAAAGGCGTCACCTCGCTGAGCGCGGAGCTCGGCCGCCCGGTCACCGTGGACGAGGTCGTGCCGCTCTTCTTGGAGGCCTTCCAGGACGAGTTCGGATGCTCTGTGGAATATGACGATGATCACATGACCGCGGCGCCAACGTAACATTATAACGTTATAATGGATGGACGAGAAGAGGGAGCGCACTGCTGGTTGTCAGATCAGAGGTTGTCAGGAGACGGCAGAAGACTTCCTGTTATTAAAGGGCCCGAGCAGCGTCGGCCATAGTGGTGGAACGAGGCGTCTGTTGTGGTCTGGTCACTGAGCGGCTCCTCCTGCCAGTCACTTCTAGAACGTGATCACTGATCCACCCACCCTTCTCATTGTGCGGAGGCGCCACCCCGGCGTCTGGGGCGCCTCAGCTCTTGTGAACCACAATAAAATGTGTCAAGGTGGCAATGTCTACGAAGAGGTGATTCAGAGCAGTGGTGCAGCACAAGAAAAGACCTGGAGCCGCAGGTGCTGTCATAGGGGAAGGTTGTATTAGCAATGGCAGAGATGAAGTGTATGAAGGTGCAGCACTGTGGGGAGGGTGATGGAcacatgaggaggagatgtagggccctgcagcactgtggagaggaccggGAGGGTGGTAGACAGGGATGAAGACGAGATGTAGGGCCGTGCAGCACTGTGGGGAGGACAGGGAGGGTGGTAGACACAGGAGATGTAGGGCCGTGCAGCACTGGAGAGAACGGGGAGGGTGATAGACACATGAAGAAGAGATGTAGGGCCGTGCAGCACTGTGGGGAGGACAGGGAGGGTGGTAGACACAGGAGAtgtatagagcaggggtggggaatctttcctGCTGGGGCTTTTTTGGAAATTTCTGCCATCATCCGGGGAccacacaaaaatgatcaccttgaaaattaccccggtatatttatttaaacaattaCAGTAactcatctttaaagggaacctcacccccaaaatcaaagattagctgtggccaccagcatcaggggcttatctacagcattctgtaaaggtaccttcacacataacgatttcgttaacgatatcgttgcaacgtcacgcttttttgtgacgtagcaacgatcccgctaacgatctcgttatgtgtgacagcgaccaacgatcaggcccctgctgggagatcgttggtcatagggaatgatcaggaccattttttggtcgctgatcacccgctgtcatcgctggatcggcgtgtgtgacgccgatccagctatgtgttcacttgtaaccagggtaaatatcgggttactaagcgcagggccgcgcttagtaactcgatatttaccctggttaccattgtaaaagtaaaaaaaaaacaaaaacactgcatactcacattccgatgtctgtcacatcccccgccgtcagcttcccgcactgactgtcagcgccggccgtaaagcagagcacagcggtgacgtcaccgctgtgctcttctttacggacatcggaatgtgagtatgtagtgtgtttttttttttttttacttttacaatggtaaccagggtaaacatcgggttactaagcgcggccctgcacttagtaacccgatgtttaccctggttacccgggtgc from Ranitomeya variabilis isolate aRanVar5 chromosome 3, aRanVar5.hap1, whole genome shotgun sequence includes:
- the LIPT2 gene encoding octanoyl-[acyl-carrier-protein]:protein N-octanoyltransferase LIPT2, mitochondrial, encoding MSRSPVRPVLRVLRLGLLPFPEALAEQRRCARALRPEVGGGRDSLLLCEHRPVYTEGIRGGSGQDEARLRALGADFHRTDRGGLITFHGPGQLLCYPVLDLRRLRRSLRDYVCGLEGTVIRLCRGLGLEAARAADTGVWVQDRKICAIGVHCSRYITHHGLALNCSTDLSWFGHIVPCGIVGKGVTSLSAELGRPVTVDEVVPLFLEAFQDEFGCSVEYDDDHMTAAPT